In the Sorghum bicolor cultivar BTx623 chromosome 4, Sorghum_bicolor_NCBIv3, whole genome shotgun sequence genome, CTGCATGAAAGATTTGGGTGCCCACCCCAAATTGGGGACTCTAGTAGGGGGCCTGCTAGAGTGTTGTTTTTAGACTGGGCACCCATATTTAGCTATAGAGATTCAAGTAGGGGCTTTGCTAGAGTTGCTCTTAAGATATTAGATTTAATCTGTTACTTAGTCGTTAAACCACTCGGGTTTGGTTTATAAAAAGCTCTGGATCTGCTACTGGTCATAATCTACGTTACGTGGCTCGTGTAATAATAATAAGGTTGTAGCATTGTCAAGAGAAGCCATTGAGCAAAGGAAGTGTGCCTTTATGCAATAAAACTGGCTCGTATATTTTGTTTTGTTTAGGCACCTTCTATGATGTTCATATGTTTGGATCATATGTTTCTCTTCTTGTACCTTAAATGAATAGCAGAGCTAGtgtctttctctctttttttttttaaaaaaaataacagTAATGATGCTTTAGGCTATGCTTTTTTTTTGACAGAACTGGAAGGGCGTGAGCCCCTGCAggaatttttataaaaaataaaggaGTTCGGAACAGTTACATAAAACAGTTACATAAAAGTGGGAAGGGGATTAAGATACGAAGAAGGAGGCTTTAGGCTATCCTTAATGGGAGTTTCATTCAGTTTCCAATACATCCATATTTTAGAAACAGTGCATATGAGTTTCATAGGgataaaactctctctactctcataaaacttttatcatctctctctttattaatataacgtcatatcaatatatttaatatatataAAACTTTAATAAAACTCCATTGAGATTGACCTTATCAGAACAGCTACGGGGTCCTACCTGAATCGGCAACTCCTCTGCCAGCAATTGTAGTGGTACTCACAAGtttgttattattatttcaAAGTGAAGGCATTGTAAAGTAGCAGGTAGTGATTATCTGTATAACTATGGCACAGAGAAGGATCACAATTTCCAACCAATCTAATAGTAAGCAgttttttttgaaagactaaAACAAAGCAGTTGCCTACTTGGTCTATGCAAACAGAACAGATCATGCATATGAAAATATAAATGGCCATTGGTAAATAGACGTATATATATCTGACAAATGACAGCCTCACTGAAATCTTCAGTCGGGCTCCACTGGGAGACATACAGATGTCAACTGCAACCACTCTTCATATTATTCAGAAAGTATACGAAAATGAATTCAGATTACTATATCACTATACAGACAGACAAAAGTCTCACAAAACAAGAAGATCCTCCTATGTCCTCTAATGAACTATctattctctctttttttttcttattatttttatgcTAACTAGACATGAAGTTTACATCATATAATCCTATTGAGCCTATACAGATTTCGTGTTGTTATTCAGAGCTAGAGATCTGACTAACTGCCTGCTTTACTCTAtgcaaggattccaaaaatccTTGGTCTCACTTGTATAAGATTTCCTTTGACCGATTCATGTAGATTTTTTTATCCTATGAACTTGACGTCTGACTACAACAGTTCATGTACAAGAACAAGTCCACACTTGCCTTTATTGTTGCATCGTATGCTGCTGTTTCAGCAAAATCTGTGCGTAGAGAAGCTCGTTCCAGGAGTCCGGTACTCCAGGAAGGCACCAGTGGCTGCAGTCCTGGTATAGCTCAGGCGATTTTCTTTCCTCTTCAGTCAACTTCTGCTTGCGGTAGACTGAAGGGTGAGCCTCCTTCCTGTAGTCAGTCATCCTTGTTATGTTCAGGTACACAACGGGTGTTTTCATCCCATGGAGCACCTCCTCCAAAATGCTCATCTTTGTTGGGTATGGCGTGAGGTACTGGTCATTCATTATTGGCTCTGTTTCCTTGTCACAACTGCCGCCTGAATTCCATTGACCCCCACTGCATAACAGAGACAGTTAGTGAACATCAGTAAGTCATAGAGCACATCATGCTGAAAATGCAGAGGTTCAGAAAAAGCTTTTTGCATACCTGAAATGGGATGCTGAGTAGCCTCTGAAAAACACAGTGGTTTTCTTGGGGTTTACATTGGAATCAACCCACTTGGCCCAGGTGTTGAGAGCTCTCCGAAAGGCATCATGGACATCCAGCTCACTGTACACGCGGTCGCCCTCTTGATAGTAATCTTTCCTGTGgcacatttttttttttaaaaaaaaatcagaacatTAAAGGGCAAATGAAACGCAGGATGTATGAACTGCCGATCTTCAGTGAATCAGGCAGGGCATTGTTTTGCTCACCCTAGAGAAGTTTTGTCATGCGTCCACCAGTGACCAGTGTTGAAGATAACGATATCTGCGTTCTTGTATCTTGGAAACGCTGAATCAATAATGTCAAGCCTGAGAGTTTCCCTGGTACCCTTTCCATTGCTGATTGGCATCTCCCATTCCTGAACAAGGAAAGGGGAGCGGAAGAACTCCACACTGCAATTGTAGTCCTACATAAAACAACAGCATGTTTGCGCGTAAGAGTTTGTTCTAGTTGATGAAACTAGTAGAAAGCGACAGATAACAGAAATTGGAATAAGGCATATCTACCTGGAACAAGAAAGAGTAGGAGCCCTCAGCCCTGAATTGGCTCCTGCCGGATACCTCAAAAACCTTACTCTTGTCTTTGACAGAATTCCTCAAGATACAAATCAGGGATTCCCACATGTTCCTGTTGAGCGAATCACCGACAAACACCAGCCTCTTCCCCCTCAGCCTCTCCAACATATCAGTTGGGTTCAATCTAACATAAGCAACACAGAACTAACTTTCAAAAAAAGCATCACAGAACTAACTTTCAAAAAGCAACACGGAACTGTATCTATCACACGCCAATAACTAACTATAACTAGTATTGAATTCACCAAAACCGCACAGTTGTTGAAGTAAACTTTTCTCACCTTGGGATTCTGCATCCGCTGGGTTGCCACCGGAGCCTCTCGTAATCTTTGTCAGGCCGGCCGTTGAGGTGGCAGTTGAAGGACTCATCGACGTGAGGACATGATCCCGCAGGATACAGAGGATACGAGTCATCTCGGACCCAATTCCCGTAGAACATATCGCAGCTGGCCATGTTCTCAATCCAATCAACCTTCATGCGCCGACCGGCATTAGCATCTGCTTTCACCGGCACAACACTGTTGTTTCTGGCTATTGGGATGGCCCCTCGTGCAGATTGATCTTTCACCGGACTAGTGCTCCCCTGAGGACTAGCAGTTGATTCATTCTGCTTATTGGCTGGACTGCTATGACTTCCATTTGAAGCAGCTGAACTCTGGTTCTTGTTACCTGCTGAAGCCTGAATTAGGACGGTCTGGTTGTTGCCTGCAGCTGCTCTTCCATTGCCGTCCATGGCCTCTGCAACTGCACTCGCAGTCTGATTAATGACTGCAACAGCAGTGCCGTTGCCTAAAGCTGCAGTCCCGCTTCCCAATTGGTGCGTGGAGCCGGCAGCATTCCTTGCACTCGCTCTCATCCCATTGCCATCTCCGGCATCCACGGAACTCGCGTTGGCGTCGGAGCCGTTGATCCGAACAGACACGCCTCCTTTCGCCAACGTGCCGTTCTGGGCTGAACCACCACTCGGGAGTCCAGGTCGAGGCTCACCCTTCGCCTCGGCAGCGGCACTCGCGGCGGAATGTTTGGCCTCGGCACCGCCTCGCGCATGATCATCGGGCGGCCCCCCGCTCGGCACCGCCGCAGTAGCAGCCCCAGGAACTGGCGCTTCCTTGCCGCTGGGAGCTTCGCCTGCTCCTGCGCCTACGCTGCTGGGCGGAACTCCACCTCCGCTTCCCAACTGCTCCTCgcggggtcgagccgcgatggAGCCATTGCCTCGGGAACCGCTCGCCGCGAACCCGCCGCCGCTCGGCCCGGCACGCCTCGGCGCGACGCCACCAGGAGCAGGAGGCACCGTGGAGGAGGAGTTGGCGGGGAACAGGGACGAGAGGAAGCCCGAGACCTGCGTGCGGTACGGAGACGCGGAGGCGATCAGGCCGTCGAACCACGCCGCGGCCGGCGACGAGGCTGGGGGCGGCACGGGGAGGGTGGGCGCGAAACAGAGGAAGACCGCGAACCCGGCGAAGGTGAGCGCGAGGCCGTAGAGGCAGAGCCTGACGGGACGCGTCCGCCCGACGAGCCCTGCTCCGCCGAGGTGGCCGAGGTGGTCGGCCACGGCCGCCACGCCGCTCTGCTTCCACGCGCCCTTCATCCGGTTGGCGTGCGAAGGCGGGCGAGCGAGCGGGCGCGGCGAGAGTTTGTTAGGGTTTATTAGGGAAGGCGAGGCGGCACGCGGCGGGGCAGAGGAGGCGCAGGCGGTGCCGGCCGGTGTGGGAAGAAGCGAGGAGGGCGAGCGAGACCGCCGTGGCCGTGCTGGGGAGCGATCGATCTGTTACTGTAAAGGCTTTTGTAGGAGGCAGTTGAGGCGGCGTCGGCGTGATGCTTGTTGGAAGTAAAACTAACAACCTAGGAGTATGTTATTTGTTGttttacttttttctttttttttaaaaaaaagtctaGTTTGGTTTTAATAAGAGAGGTGGTAGAGCCGACAATGGTGCAACGAACCAAATAATTTCAACATTTTCGTAAAATCTTACGGGTCTTGTGTACGAAGGTGGTGGAGGTCTGAGAGGCTTTTGGTATGGTCTCGTGAAACTACTACTCCGTCTCAAAAAAAAACCTAGCTCagttaaaaattttaaaattaaattagatttataaaatattttaacaAAATTTGTATCtctaactaaatttatataaaaatatattttagtgATTTATATAATGTATTAATTATGCACTGTTAATATTAATATTGTTTATATCTATTTGGTCACAGTTGAACATGCACACAGTACCGCTGTACCTGCATGACACAGATAAGAGACTGCAGTGTCTGACTAGTGCCTAGTGCCtaggctaaggccttgtttacttccacccaaaaacacaaatttttttcaagattttccgtcatatggaatctttagacgcatgcatggagtattaaatataaataaaaataaaaactaattgcacagttagatcgaaattgacgagacgaatctttttagcctagttagtccatagttggacaataattactacaaacaaacgaaagtgctacagtgtcacgaaattttttcacttcgggaactaaacaatgcctaagaTGTCGGCATGGCACCAATAAGACATTGTGCTTAGGCCTCGTTTGAATCCTCCGGATTTGGAGAAAAAAAATCCCACAACCTGCTAGTATTTTACCCAAACGGGCTAGATTCTAGAGGGATTTTaactcaaaaaattttagaatatggaaatcaaataaaactgttgaGATTCTTTTTATCCGATTCTCATAATGGATAATGCCTTCAAATTCAAACAACATCTTAATAATATCGTGTCTAATAGTGCTCTGCTTGATAGCGCCCGTGCCATACTATTGTCATACCTTCTCTTAGGGAACCTATATATCACTGTCTCATCCAAACAGCCAAGTGCTCTTTGACTGTTTGACCGGCACACGTCAGTACTCCCCCGCGCGCACGCAGTGCGACCTTACCTTCCAGGTCCGTACAACTTTGTGGTCTTGTGATTGTGAATTGTGACTGCTTGGCGTCGTTGCATTCCCAATCCGACACACGTCGTTGCGTATTTGCCATTCTGAGGCCCAAACAGTCAACAGAACAGCCGCAGCGCGTATCATGCATGCACCTAACAGTAGGCGTAGCCTCTCCTAAAGAAACAACTGGTGGACTGCATCTGCCAAAGCAACGCTTGCTCCGTGACTTTGCCCGTACGTACACGTCGAGCAAGGGGCTgtctgtttttgtttttgttgatCAGTATACTACCTTGCCCAGTGAAAAATCAAACAAGAACAAATGATTAATAGTCTCAAATGAGCTTGCCTCGTATCTTACGCGGGTAGGATTTATTTAAGCAATTAAGCTTGCTCCAGTCAGTGTGAGAGCAAATTTTCGCTCCTCCGCAATGGTAAGGCAACCCTTGCTCAGCAGCTAGGCCCCACAAGGCAAGGCACCAAACTGTCCCAAACATTGGCCTAGCTAGGATCTAGAGCAAGAGTGGTCTATCTTAGATGTAAaacaaaattataaaataatttaTGTATAATTTTATGATTTTAGAGAATTCATCTATTTTTTCGAAAGAGCGACAAAAGCTCATTTGTTAATTTTTAGGGTGGTGCATGGACCACATGTCTATCTAGATAGCGCCGCATATGGGCCCAACTAGCTAGGTGAAATAGAACGATCAGGGATATGAGATTTATGTGTTTGGTCTGAATCTGAACTGATCTGTCATAGCTGGTTTCTTTTAGCATAATTATATAAAAGGCTAGCTACTTCAATTCAGTGGTTCATGCAGAGAGATAATAATAATACAATAGTTAGTAGCCATTTCAATGCAGCTGCACCATCCGCACAAGCCGAAACCTCTACAACAGGTTGCAAAATCTGATCGAAGGAGGCAACTAGATCTGCATTACCGCCTAACTAGAAAGTGTATAGAGCACTGGCCACTGCATTTTATAACTGTATAATATAATGTCCAGGGCGCCGTGGCCGTACCGAAAGAATTAGGGTAAACTAGCTGGGTTGACCGGATGATCCGATTCAGATATATTATCCATGCCAACTCCATAGTCCAGATTAGACACTACTACTGCTAATAACTAATTGACACGGCAAAAAAGAGGGAGAAAGATTCCGGCTAAAAGTGCAGGTGTTGCCGTGATGGATTGCCAAATAGTGAAGGTGAGCCTAACACATTTCAGAGCTACAGGGAAGGAGAACTGCATGTAAACACTAGCATGAAAGAAGATAGTGTTGTGATTGTGAACACATGGCTCGATCTGAAAAGCAAGGAGATGGTAATAAGAGAAGGGCCGGGAGTGAGTTAGGTCTCAGCTCACCTTAGCTTGTTGGCTCACACAGGATCCAATAATCTCGTGTCGATGCTGCACTAGCAACTCCCCTCCTCTTTGTTGCTTTGGTAAACGACCAGTCTGTTCTCTGCTCCTTTTGACTTGTCATGTTTGCCACGAAGACCAGGCCGCATGAGAAAAGGTCCACTAGCAGATGGGTGAGGTTGGTCATCAATCATCACTACGGTGCCGGGCACTCTGGCTtatctagagatctagttgaaaGCAATGGGCATGTTAAGTTTCCTCATGGAAAAAAatgtagtccttccatcattccaaaaaaaatattgtaAATTCGGAACAAGTCAGATTTTCTTAAATTGAATCAAAACTATAGAAAGAAATAATATCAAATATATATGTCATGATAAGTTCACCaaatttaataatatttattcATTATCATAAATGTTTGTATTTTTAAACGATTTAATAATTTAATTTAAAATTGCATAACTCATTTTAAGATTATATGTTTTTGGGACAGAGGAAACATATGAAAATGGTTCGGACTTGTTTGGAACCATTCTCTTCTCTGGCAGCGTGGAGATGGAGACAGGACCGTACCTTAGCATCATCATGAACACTACGATCGTTTCCTTT is a window encoding:
- the LOC8081922 gene encoding protein trichome birefringence-like 1, with protein sequence MKGAWKQSGVAAVADHLGHLGGAGLVGRTRPVRLCLYGLALTFAGFAVFLCFAPTLPVPPPASSPAAAWFDGLIASASPYRTQVSGFLSSLFPANSSSTVPPAPGGVAPRRAGPSGGGFAASGSRGNGSIAARPREEQLGSGGGVPPSSVGAGAGEAPSGKEAPVPGAATAAVPSGGPPDDHARGGAEAKHSAASAAAEAKGEPRPGLPSGGSAQNGTLAKGGVSVRINGSDANASSVDAGDGNGMRASARNAAGSTHQLGSGTAALGNGTAVAVINQTASAVAEAMDGNGRAAAGNNQTVLIQASAGNKNQSSAASNGSHSSPANKQNESTASPQGSTSPVKDQSARGAIPIARNNSVVPVKADANAGRRMKVDWIENMASCDMFYGNWVRDDSYPLYPAGSCPHVDESFNCHLNGRPDKDYERLRWQPSGCRIPRLNPTDMLERLRGKRLVFVGDSLNRNMWESLICILRNSVKDKSKVFEVSGRSQFRAEGSYSFLFQDYNCSVEFFRSPFLVQEWEMPISNGKGTRETLRLDIIDSAFPRYKNADIVIFNTGHWWTHDKTSLGKDYYQEGDRVYSELDVHDAFRRALNTWAKWVDSNVNPKKTTVFFRGYSASHFSGGQWNSGGSCDKETEPIMNDQYLTPYPTKMSILEEVLHGMKTPVVYLNITRMTDYRKEAHPSVYRKQKLTEEERKSPELYQDCSHWCLPGVPDSWNELLYAQILLKQQHTMQQ